The following proteins come from a genomic window of Solea solea chromosome 3, fSolSol10.1, whole genome shotgun sequence:
- the polr2a gene encoding DNA-directed RNA polymerase II subunit RPB1, with the protein MHGPPSGDSACPLRLIKRVQFGVLSPDELKRMSVTEGGIKYPETTEGGRPKLGGLMDPRQGVIERTGRCQTCAGNMTECPGHFGHIELAKPVFHVCFITKIMKVLRCVCFFCSKLLVDSNNPKIKDILIKSKGQPRKRLTHVYELCKGKNICEGGEEMDNKFGVEQQENEEDLTKEKGHGGCGRYQPRIRRSGLELYAEWKHVNEDSQEKKILLSPERVHEIFKRISDEEDVILGMDPKFARPEWMIVTVLPVPPLAVRPAVVMQGSARNQDDLTHKLADIVKINNQLRRNEQSGAAAHVIAEDVKLLQFHVATMVDNELPGLPRAMQKSGRPLKSLKQRLKGKEGRVRGNLMGKRVDFSARTVITPDPNLQIDQVGVPRSIAANMTFPEIVTPFNIDRLQELVRRGNSQYPGAKYIIRDNGDRIDLRFHPKPSDLHLQIGYKVERHMCDGDIVIFNRQPTLHKMSMMGHRVRILPWSTFRLNLSVTTPYNADFDGDEMNLHLPQSLETRAEIQELAMVPRMIVTPQSNRPVMGIVQDTLTAVRKFTKRDVFLERGEVMNLLMFLSTWDGKMPQPAILKPRPLWTGKQIFSLIIPGHINVIRTHSTHPDDEDSGPYKHISPGDTKVIVENGELIMGILCKKSLGTSAGSLVHISYLEMGHDITRLFYSNIQTVVNNWLLIEGHSIGIGDSIADAKTYLDIQNTIKKAKQDVIEVIEKAHNNELEPTPGNTLRQTFENQVNRILNDARDKTGSSAQKSLSEYNNFKSMVVAGSKGSKINISQVIAVVGQQNVEGKRIPFGFKHRTLPHFIKDDYGPESRGFVENSYLAGLTPTEFFFHAMGGREGLIDTAVKTAETGYIQRRLIKSMESVMVKYDGTVRNSINQVVQLRYGEDGLAGENVEFQNLATVKPSHKAFEKKFRFDCTNERALRRILQEDVVKDVQTNAHVQGVLEREFDRMKEDRDTLRTIFPTGDSKVVLPCNLARMIWNAQKIFRINIRTPTDLNPLRVVEGVHELSKKLVIVNGEDPLSKQAQQNATLLFNIHLRSTLCSKRMTEEFRLSTEAFDWLLGEIETKFNQSIAHPGEMVGALAAQSLGEPATQMTLNTFHYAGVSAKNVTLGVPRLKELINISKRPKTPSLTVFLLGQAARDAERAKDILCRLEHTTLRKVTANTAIYYDPNPQNTVVAEDQEWVNVYYEMPDFDVTRISPWLLRIELDRKHMTDRKLTMEQIAEKINAGFGDDLNCIFNDDNAEKLVLRIRIMNSDENKFQEDEEVVDKMDDDVFLRCIESNMLTDMTLQGIEQISKVYMHLPQTDNKKKIIITEDGEFKALQEWILETDGVSLMRVLSEKDVDPVRTTSNDIVEIFTVLGIEAVRKALERELYHVISFDGSYVNYRHLALLCDTMTCRGHLMAITRHGINRQDTGPLMKCSFEETVDVLMEASSHGESDPMKGVSENIMLGQLAPAGTGCFDLLLDAEKCKYGMEIPTNIPGISVAGPTGMFFGTVPSPMSGMSPAMTPWNTGATPAYGAWSPSVGSGMTPGAAGFSPSAASDASGFSPGYSPAWSPTPGSPGSPGPASPYIPSPGGAMSPNYSPTSPAYEPRSPGGYTPQSPGYSPTSPSYSPTSPSYSPTSPNYSPTSPSYSPTSPSYSPTSPSYSPTSPSYSPTSPSYSPTSPSYSPTSPSYSPTSPSYSPTSPSYSPTSPSYSPTSPSYSPTSPSYSPTSPSYSPTSPSYSPTSPSYSPTSPSYSPTSPNYTPTSPSYSPTSPSYSPTSPSYSPTSPNYTPTSPNYSPTSPSYSPTSPSYSPSSPRFTPQSPTYTPSSPSYSPSSPSYSPTSPKYTPTSPSYSPSSPEYTPTSPKYSPTSPKYSPTSPKYSPTSPTYSPTTPKYSPTSPTYSPTSPTYTPTSPKYSPTSPTYSPTSPKYSPTSPTYSPTSPKGSTYSPTSPGYSPTSPTYSPAISPDDSDEENN; encoded by the exons ATGCACGGACCGCCCTCCGGCGACAGCGCATGCCCATTGCGCCTGATCAAGAGAGTTCAATTCGGCGTCCTCAGCCCAGATGAGCTT AAACGGATGTCTGTCACAGAAGGGGGGATTAAATACCCCGAAACAACAGAAGGAGGACGTCCTAAACTTGGTGGCCTCATGGACCCAAGACAGGGTGTCATTGAAAGAACTGGACGATGTCAGACATGTGCAG GCAACATGACAGAATGTCCAGGTCACTTTGGGCACATAGAACTGGCAAAGCCAGTTTTCCACGTTTGCTTTATTACGAAGATAATGAAGGTTCTCCGATGTGTCTGCTTCTTCTGTTCCAAGCTATTAGTGGATTCA aacAATCCAAAAATCAAAGACATCTTGATAAAATCTAAAGGGCAGCCCAGAAAGCGGTTGACACACGTCTATGAGCTGTGCAAAGGAAAAAATATATGTGAAGGTGGGGAGGAAATGGATAACAAATTTGGAGTGGAACAGCAGGAGAATGAGGAGGACCTCACCAAGGAGAAG GGTCACGGTGGCTGTGGGCGCTACCAGCCACGCATCAGACGCTCTGGCTTGGAGCTGTACGCAGAATGGAAGCACGTTAATGAGGATTCACAGGAGAAAAAAATCCTGCTGAGTCCTGAGCGCGTACATGAGATCTTTAAGCGCATCTCAGATGAAGAGGATGTCATCCTGGGCATGGACCCCAAGTTTGCCCGGCCCGAATGGATGATTGTGACTGTGTTGCCCGTGCCTCCACTGGCTGTGAGGCCTGCTGTAGTAATGCAAGGATCTGCTCGCAACCAG GATGACCTCACCCACAAGCTGGCCGATATTGTTAAAATCAACAACCAGCTGAGAAGAAACGAGCAGAGTGGTGCAGCAGCTCATGTAATAGCTGAGGACGTCAAGTTGCTTCAGTTTCACGTCGCCACAATGGTGGACAATGAATTGCCAGGCCTGCCAAGG GCAATGCAAAAATCTGGCCGTCCTCTCAAATCCTTAAAGCAACGCTTAAAAGGAAAGGAGGGGCGAGTTCGAGGTAACCTCATGGGCAAGCGTGTGGACTTCTCCGCCCGAACTGTCATCACCCCAGACCCCAACCTGCAAATCGATCAAGTGGGCGTGCCACGATCCATCGCAGCTAATATGACCTTCCCAGAAATCGTCACACCATTTAACATTGACAG ACTGCAAGAGCTGGTGCGAAGAGGCAACAGCCAGTACCCAGGAGCCAAATACATCATACGCGACAATGGAGACAGAATTGATCTCCGCTTCCACCCCAAACCCAGTGACCTTCACCTGCAGATTGGCTACAAG gTGGAAAGGCACATGTGTGACGGTGACATTGTTATCTTCAACCGGCAACCCACACTACATAAAATGTCTATGATGGGGCACAGGGTTCGGATTCTGCCCTGGTCCACATTTCGACTTAATCTCAG TGTCACCACCCCATACAATGCTGACTTTGATGGGGATGAGATGAACCTTCACCTGCCTCAGTCCCTGGAGACCAGGGCAGAGATTCAGGAGCTGGCCATGGTGCCACGTATGATTGTTACGCCCCAGTCCAACAGACCCGTCATGGGTATTGTGCAGGACACTCTCACCGCTGTACGCAAATTCACAAAGAGAGACGTCTTCTTAGAGAGG GGTGAAGTCATGAATCTCCTCATGTTCTTGTCCACCTGGGACGGGAAAATGCCTCAACCGGCCATTCTCAAACCCCGTCCTCTGTGGACAGGCAAGCAGATCTTCAGTCTCATCATTCCCGGACACATCAATGTCATCCGCACTCACAGCACTCACCCTGACGACGAGGACAGCGGTCCATACAAACACATCTCACCTGGGGATACCAAG GTGATAGTGGAAAATGGTGAGTTGATCATGGGCATCCTGTGTAAGAAGTCTCTTGGAACGTCAGCCGGCTCCCTCGTCCACATTTCCTACCTGGAGATGGGTCATGACATCACCAGACTCTTCTACTCCAACATTCAGACTGTGGTCAACAACTGGCTGCTCATCGAGG GTCATTCCATTGGTATTGGTGACTCCATCGCTGATGCCAAAACATACCTCGACATTCAGAACACCATCAAGAAAGCCAAGCAGGATGTGATAGAG GTCATTGAGAAAGCCCACAACAATGAGCTAGAGCCGACCCCTGGTAACACACTGAGACAGACCTTTGAGAACCAGGTGAATCGTATCCTCAACGACGCCCGTGACAAAACGGGATCGTCCGCCCAGAAGTCTCTCTCGGAGTACAACAACTTCAAGTCCATGGTGGTCGCTGGTTCCAAGGGTTCAAAGATTAACATTTCACAG GTTATTGCTGTGGTGGGGCAACAGAACGTGGAGGGTAAAAGAATTCCCTTTGGCTTCAAACACCGCACACTGCCCCACTTCATCAAAGATGACTACGGTCCTGAGAGTAGAGGCTTTGTGGAGAACTCCTACCTGGCCGGCTTGACACCAACAGAGTTCTTCTTTCACGCCATGGGAGGCAGAGAGGGTCTGATTGATACGGCCGTCAAGACTGCCGAGACTG GTTACATCCAGCGTCGTCTCATCAAATCTATGGAGTCTGTAATGGTGAAGTACGATGGCACAGTGCGCAACTCCATCAACCAGGTGGTTCAGCTGCGCTACGGTGAGGACGGCCTGGCGGGAGAGAACGTGGAGTTTCAAAATCTGGCTACAGTCAAACCCTCACACAAGGCTTTTGAGAAGaa ATTCCGATTTGATTGCACAAATGAGCGCGCACTGAGGCGGATCCTGCAAGAAGACGTGGTTAAAGATGTGCAGACCAACGCTCATGTACAGGGCGTTTTGGAGAGGGAGTTTGATAGGATGAAAGAGGACAGGGACACCCTTCGAACTATTTTCCCCACTGGAGACAGTAAG gttgtgCTGCCTTGCAACCTGGCCAGAATGATCTGGAACGCCCAGAAGATCTTTCGCATCAACATTCGGACCCCAACAGACCTGAATCCACTAAGAGTAGTCGAGG GGGTTCATGAGTTGAGTAAAAAGCTGGTGATTGTGAATGGGGAGGACCCACTGAGCAAACAGGCCCAGCAGAATGCCACTCTGCTGTTCAACATCCACCTGCGCTCCACACTCTGCTCCAAGCGCATGACGGAGGAGTTCCGCCTTTCAACTGAGGCTTTCGACTGGCTGCTGGGAGAGATCGAGACCAAGTTCAACCAGTCCATT GCCCACCCAGGTGAAATGGTTGGAGCTCTGGCTGCCCAGTCGCTGGGAGAGCCAGCCACTCAAATGACTCTAAACACTTTCCACTACGCCGGTGTGTCGGCCAAGAACGTAACACTTGGTGTGCCACGTCTAAAGGAGTTGATCAACATCTCCAAGAGGCCCAAGACCCCTTCACTTACCGTCTTCCTGCTGGGTCAGGCAGCACGTGACGCTGAGAGGGCCAAGGACATCCTCTGTCGACTAGAGCACACCACACTGCGAAAG gtGACTGCCAACACTGCCATCTATTACGACCCCAACCCTCAGAACACTGTGGTGGCCGAGGACCAGGAGTGGGTGAATGTGTACTACGAGATGCCTGACTTTGATGTGACACGCATTTCCCCTTGGCTGCTGCGCATTGAGCTGGACCGCAAACACATGACTGACCGCAAGCTGACCATGGAGCAGATTGCGGAGAAGATCAACGCAG GTTTTGGAGATGATCTGAACTGTATCTTCAACGACGACAATGCGGAAAAGCTCGTTTTGCGAATCAGAATCATGAACAGCGACGAGAACAAGTTCCAAGAG GATGAGGAGGTGGTAGACAAAATGGATGACGATGTGTTCTTGAGGTGCATCGAGTCCAACATGCTGACAGACATGACCCTACAAGGCATTGAGCAGATCAGCAAG GTGTACATGCACTTGCCCCAGACTGACAATAAGAAAAAGATCATAATCACAGAAGATGGTGAGTTCAAGGCCCTGCAGGAGTGGATCCTCGAGACAGATGGAGTGAGTCTCATGAGAGTGCTCAGCGAGAAGGACGTGGATCCCGTCAGAACCACCTCCAACGACATTGTGGAGATCTTCACG GTCTTGGGAATCGAGGCTGTGCGAAAGGCTCTGGAGAGGGAGTTGTACCACGTCATCTCCTTTGACGGTTCCTACGTCAACTACCGTCACTTGGCTCTGCTCTGTGACACCATGACGTGCCGCGGCCACTTGATGGCCATCACGCGTCACGGCATCAACCGTCAAGACACAGGGCCACTGATGAAGTGTTCCTTTGAGGAGACG GTGGATGTATTGATGGAGGCATCATCCCATGGAGAAAGTGACCCCATGAAAGGTGTGTCGGAGAACATCATGCTCGGCCAGCTCGCCCCGGCTGGTACAGGCTGCTTTGATTTGCTCCTAGATGCTGAGAAGTGTAAATACGGCATGGAGATTCCTACAAACATACCTGGCATCAGCGTGGCTGGAC CCACTGGAATGTTCTTTGGCACAGTGCCGAGCCCCATGAGTGGTATGTCGCCTGCCATGACACCATGGAACACAGGAGCGACACCAGCCTACGGTGCCTGGTCTCCCAGTGTTG gAAGCGGCATGACCCCTGGGGCAGCAGGTTTCTCTCCCAGTGCAGCATCAGATGCAAGTGGCTTCTCTCCAGGCTACTCCCCAGCCTGGTCTCCGACTCCTGGGTCTCCAGGATCTCCAGGACCGGCCAGTCCATACATCCCATCTCCAG GTGGAGCCATGTCACCCAACTACTCACCGACCTCCCCAGCCTACGAGCCACGCTCCCCTGGAGGCTACACCCCTCAGAGCCCGGGCTACTCCCCCACATCCCCCTCCTACTCCCCGACCTCTCCCTCGTACTCCCCCACCAGCCCCAACTACAGCCCAACATCTCCTTCCTACTCTCCCACCTCACCAAGCTACTCCCCAACTTCTCCGTCTTATTCGCCCACATCCCCCTCTTATTCGCCCACATCCCCATCCTACTCCCCTACGTCTCCATCTtactcccccacctctccgtcCTACTCTCCAACCTCGCCGAGCTACAGCCCGACGTCGCCGAGCTACAGCCCGACGTCGCCCAGCTACTCTCCCACCTCGCCTTCTTACTCGCCCACTTCACCTTCCTATTCTCCCACATCTCCCTCTTActcccccacctccccctcATACTCCCCCACATCTCCTTCCTACTCGCCGACGAGTCCAAGCTACAGCCCCACCTCGCCAAACTACACTCCCACCTCTCCCAGTTActcccccacctccccctcTTATTCCCCAACATCGCCCTCTTACTCCCCAACCTCTCCCAACTACACCCCGACCAGCCCCAACTACTCTCCCACCTCTCCATCATATTCCCCAACCTCTCCATCCTACTCCCCTTCCAGTCCACGCTTCACCCCACAATCCCCCACCTACACACCCAGCTCACCCTCTTACAGCCCCAGCTCTCCATCCTACTCCCCCACCTCCCCCAAATACACCCCGACTTCACCCTCATACAGCCCCAGCTCCCCAGAGTACACTCCCACATCTCCCAAGTATTCCCCTACTTCTCCGAAGTACTCCCCAACATCGCCCAAGTACTCCCCTACTTCTCCCACTTACTCCCCAACAACGCCAAAATACAGCCCCACCTCCCCGACTTACTCCCCGACCTCCCCGACCTACACACCTACCAGCCCCAAGTACTCCCCCACCTCCCCGACTTACTCCCCGACCTCACCCAAGTATTCACCCACGTCTCCCACATACTCGCCAACTAGTCCTAAAGGCTCCACGTACAGCCCCACTTCCCCCGGATACAGCCCCACCTCCCCGACATACAGCCCAGCCATCAGCCCCGATGACAGTGATGAAGAGAACAACTGA
- the capgb gene encoding capping protein (actin filament), gelsolin-like b, whose product MYIRERRETCFSLHDWFPGFSLLRRVPLLTHFLRMLPFQAAPGQFGPEVREQGLQVWRVEKMKAVPLDASEVGSFYNGDSYLVLENRGEQGADIYMWIGEKSSRDEQVVCAMLATQLDNFLGGDPVQHREVQGYESPDFMVLFPRGVSYKDGGVESGFRRSQGSGTVHRLYQIKGKRNIRAKEVEMSWNSFNKGDCFILDLGQTIVSWIGSQANIFEKQKVREIASLIRDTDRHGKAKIVDANEGEEPEEMLKVLGQMPALAESTSEEDTKADASNSASLYKVSDATGSMAITKVSGKSPFSRELLVRDDCFILDNGANGKIFVWKGKGANPEERREALQMADNFIEQMKYPRMKTQVEILPQGKETIIFKQFFGNWN is encoded by the exons atgtatataagagagagaagagagacgtGTTTCTCCTTGCATGACTGGTTCCCTGGCTTCTCTCTGCTCAGACGTGTTCCACTGCTGACTCATTTTTTAAG AATGCTCCCATTCCAGGCTGCTCCAGGCCAGTTCGGCCCAGAGGTCCGGGAGCAGGGCCTCCAAGTGTGGAGGGTGGAGAAGATGAAGGCCGTGCCGCTGGATGCCTCAGAGGTGGGCTCCTTCTATAACGGGGACTCCTACCTGGTGCTGGAGAACCGCGGCGAGCAGGGAGCCGACATCTACATGTGGATAG GTGAGAAGTCTTCTCGGGACGAGCAGGTGGTGTGTGCCATGCTGGCCACTCAGCTGGACAACTTCCTGGGCGGTGACCCCGTCCAGCACAGGGAGGTTCAGGGCTACGAGTCCCCGGATTTCATGGTGCTCTTCCCCAGAGGTGTCAGCTACAAG gaTGGAGGTGTAGAGTCAGGCTTCAGGAGGTCTCAGGGCTCAGGGACGGTGCACAGGTTGTACCAGATCAAAGGGAAACGCAACATCCGTGCCAAGGAGGTGGAGATGTCCTGGAACAGCTTCAACAAGGGAGACTGCTTCATCCTGGACCTCGGACAG ACCATCGTGTCGTGGATCGGATCTCAAGCCAACATCTTCGAGAAGCAGAAAGTGCGCGAGATCGCCTCGCTGATCCGGGACACGGACAGACACGGCAAAGCCAAAATTGTGGACGCCaatgagggggaggagcctgaaGAGATGCTCAAG GTCCTGGGTCAGATGCCGGCGCTGGCAGAGAGTACGTCAGAGGAGGACACCAAAGCGGACGCTTCCAACTCTGCCTCACTCTACAAG GTGTCTGACGCTACGGGTTCCATGGCCATAACCAAAGTGTCGGGGAAGAGCCCGTTTAgtcgggagctgctggtccgcGACGACTGCTTCATCCTGGACAACGGCGCCAACGGAAAGATCTTCGTGTGGAAAG GTAAAGGAGCGAACCCTGAGGAGAGGCGCGAGGCCTTACAGATGGCGGATAACTTCATCGAACAAATGAAGTATCCCAGGATGAAAACACAG GTGGAGATTCTGCCGCAGGGGAAGGAGACCATCATCTTCAAGCAGTTCTTCGGGAACTGGAACTGA